Below is a genomic region from Primulina eburnea isolate SZY01 chromosome 9, ASM2296580v1, whole genome shotgun sequence.
TTGATTCACCTTAATTAGCTCAAATGTAATAATACTGCACTTGCATGTCAAGCGAtttctatttaaaaatattgtcataattttttatcatttataaaaaaaatataaaattacaaaaaattataattcaatattcaaaattaaaattatttgtaTCTTCTCACAAGCTTTAGTGGAAGTATACAAAATATCGGtcaaatatttgttcaaaaTACATTATAATATTAAGTAATATAAAAATTTGATCTACAGTTAAATTTGGGATAAAATACATATTAGAAAAAAATTCTATTATTTTATGTCTTTACAACATATACAATATATCATCTAGTGATTAATaacctatatttttataaaacaaatatattattcaaaataataattaaaaatttaaattctttatttgaaaaaaaaaaattaatttttataagttACAATAGAAGAGTAAAAAGATATGGATGTATCATTACTTGTTCTGAAAACttggaaataaaaaaaaataatgaaaacaaAATAACAATTAATTAAGAGGTATCATTGTCAATTTAtggtataaaatatttaaatgtcgTCGTGTGCATTTCGGGCATGGCCACAAGCCCACAACAACCTGATATTTTTAACCAACCTCATATTTCTCTTATCTTCTCTTTCCTATTCGTAGTTCTTCTTCCATGGCCCCAACAATTTGTTCATCTTCTCtcacctctctctctctctctctctctctctatttTTGGTACTTTCAACAAAATTTCGATGAGAATATTAGGCGGTTGTTAATTAGGATTTTAGTTCCCCTTTTCATTAGCACGAAAAGGGTAATACAGGAAATTCCCACAAATGATGAAACTATCATACATTCACACCCTCTTGTGCGATGAATTATGTGgacattttttgaaaattgtatcCACAGTGTCGAGCTTTATATTTTATCACGGATAGGCTTTACGGCAACCGAACAAAGCATCAATCCCGTGCTTTTCCTCTGTACCAAACAAATGTATGATAATTTGGGGACAAGGGACCAattaattcaaattattttgttgGTTAAATGACGTGGGAGGCTAAAATGGGAGAGGAGATGAGTTTATTGTGTACTTCGATTGATTTTCGTTCAGGCTAGTAGGATGATGTACATTTACTATTACACCCAAAAGCGAATACGCAATCTCAGACGTGAAATATCATATACTCCTATAAGCCCCAATTACAGCAAGATGATAAGAGACATAGAATGCCAACCATTCTATGGAAGTAACCGATCGAACCTATTAGAGAGCAGCAGCAATTGTCCCTTGTAAAACAGCAGGGTTCACTAGGAGCAAGAATCCCCAACTAGTCCTCATCTTCTGAATCTGTTAGAGgattgaaaataattaaaacaatacGAATGAAAGATTCTTTACAAGAACTCAAAGAAACGAGCCCAGCTTAATTACAGTCCTGGGTATAGGATTCAGACCAACTGGGCTCATCGCTACACAGTCTTCCTGATAAAGATTGCCAGGTTTGCTCACCCACCAAGCAGGTTTGACTTGTGAACACAAAACTAGCAAACAAGTACCTACCACTTGAAGTTAGTTAAATCTCAGTTAGCAGCAGAAGGTGCATACCTGATCGTATATCTTCTCCTACTTTCCCTCTATTTTTCAACTGTCTAGTGATCATGGAGCATATGAGAATCCACCAGTAAATGTGAAAAACAAGCAATGTCAATAGCATCGTATTGAAGATGTAATACGACACCATATTATATGTCTCCGACATGTCCAAGAATTCGATCAAGTGGTAGCTAAGGAATGGAAAAGGGACATGATTAGAGCAAAAGGAACAATGTACACACAAATGAAGATTTTAAGGAATGTCCGACGATTACCTTGACGCTCTTATGACCCAAAATGGAAAGTATACGAGCCTCAGCATAAGCCATGTCAGGGCAAACAATCCAAAGCATAAACTAGCTCCAAACTCTCTCTCAGAGTATTTAAAAACTTTAGCAGCTTCCATGAATACATCACTGGCATCATGCAATGCGAGAACAACTACTCCACTACGAAAGAACCTGTATTCGTATGCACAATTTTGTTTAATACAACTGAACTAATGTTATCTCACTGATTTTATTTCGATTCTATATCTTAATATGAAAAAATAAAGTTTATTTCTGTTAAATTTTTCCATACAAAGGGAAAGTgagataaaataattaaaagaatGTGGgttttttaaaagaagaaaaaatttaaaattcctAAAGGCATATCTGGCGATGACAAAGAATGGATTGAATACATGATATAATGTCATATATTAAAAGAATCTGCATTTAGTTGCATGATTTATCTCCTTGTGAAGCCTGCAAGCTATGTTCATATTCCAGGAGGTTGACTTACATATCCTAGTTATGTAAAAAGCTGCAGTGGTCCCAAAGACAAAGCAAAATGTTACCTCGTGATGTATGAATAGGAAATCAGGATCACAGTAACAACATGATGAGACATCATGACAGCGAAATCCTTCCTTCGGGTTTCCCAGATAAGGAGGGCAACAATGCTATAAAGGTAAAACCCACATTGGGCCATATAGATGAGTTTTATGGGAAGCCTGAAAATTTAAATACAATGCTGATTAGATACGATGAACAGCATTTTTCAACAGCCTCTGCGCTGAAAAACATGAAACAGATGTTTATGCAGCCTATCAGAAGTGTGAGAGGAGCAAATATGTAAACATTAAATCATAAACTCCAACAGTTACAAATTATCGTGGGCTATTACCCTTCAGAAAAGGCCATAATGTTATTACATTAGCAACTTTTCTGGATTTTTTTATGCCAATTCAAAATTGTCTATGCATGGAAAGTCATTCCTCATTGGACATGTGGGTAAGAACGGTCAGAAATTCAATCGATCAACCTAAATAAAGTGCTTGAAACTGTTTCTATGAACAATACATCGTCCCCTGTCAAATCGAGAAGTTCTGTGGTTAGTAATAACACATTACATTGGGACAGAAGACATAATTATCTTGAGGCACAGGaatcaatatatttttcttctgCAATCTTATTCAATATTTATCATCAAATCACAGCATCACCAACATCTCATAGCATGAGATCAAACTAATTAAGAACTGAAGATGAGTTCACATAATTTCgcttattaaaaaatttagcaGCACACTTTACCAGTTTGATTTTGGGTGTATCACTCCATACATGAAGATCATCTTATGTAAACAAATGGCAGCATATTCATATTTGCACAGAAGGCACAACTACTGTCATACATAACCATGAACCACGTATGGAAATATATACATCATAGCACGAGTAAAGACTTCCTCCCTCTCACAAGAAAATCGACAATAAGTTTCATAAAACAATAAATCGAACCAATCTAGTAAAACGGAAACCTTACTTCAGCTCCTGATCAGGCCAGCCTCTAAAGTACTCCTTAATGTCTGTGAACCATGGTTCACGGTAGGTACTTATTAAAACGCAAAACTCAACAGTAGCATAGTATGTAAATTTCCACATGgactctgaacattttgcaatCTTCTTCTTTGTCTCCCTATTAAGTTTCAGAGCAGTTCCTCTGCTCAACAACAAGATAGCCAGTCTCTGGAATAGATGGAAACATTTCAAAGTTACCAAGACTTGTCTACATATCAATGCATATTATACACCCGAGAAAAAATATCAAGAGCTCCTATCATCACACAACTTGAATCGTACCGTTCAATCGAAGAATGACTGAACGCTAACAGCAGAATTTCCTTCACAAAATCACCAAAATAGGTTCTATGCATAACAATCTCTATCCATTCACTTGCGATAAAAAATTATGCTGACAACCTAGGTCAATTTATAAAGAAACAACACAATGCACGAGCTCTTTCTCACCGCGCAACTTGAATCTAAAAATGTAAAAAGCAACCGCCGTTAATTATCATCCCTAGAAAGGCAATTCACTCGCATTTCAACACAAACAAGGAAAATCAAACGATGGAGAAACCTTACCCGAAAAATGAATCTGTCCAGGATCAATCTGGCGGCAACGAAAACAAAACCGAAGCAAACCGCAAAGACGAAATGTGAGACGCCAGGGACGCCATCGTGCGTCCAGATCGAGTCCATCAAATGATTGAAACTTCAATTGAGCTGAAAATCGTCGGTTAACCCAATCATTACACTTAATCCTGAATCACGTAAACAAAGTATGCATGCACTTAGAGCAGAATCGCAGGTGGTGGCAGCGGAGGAAAGGGGGGAATTGAGGAGCGAAATGAATGCAGCAGAGTGGATGGAGGGAATAGAGAGGAACGGTTTTATTCATGTGATGGAGAAGATCGACCCCCGCAGCCTTTAtggaatttaattattaatatctCTACTTGGGAATGTTTTTGTAGTGTAGTCAgccttttaaatatatttttttaaattgattattaaattcattataataaattgttCAAATAtcacatataaaataaaataaattataaaaaaattaattgtgtGATGGTTGTAAATGATTTAATTGGTATATAATCGAATTAAAACTCAAATTTACTCTTGTATAAAGTAATTTTGAGTACATTTACCgttattaaattcaaataaatatgcattttatttttatggcTATTTCATTGATTAAAAATGTaatataaatacatatttatttaaaaattatattatttttactattatattaatagtaaaaataaataagtataataataatacatacAGCACGAGTGTGTATCTTTTGCTAATAATAAATAAGTATGATCATACTCTATAACGTGGATTCAAGGTTGATAACATTCAAAGTATAATGTCAAGGAATCTCACACCGTGCATGGCGCTCTCTACGGGTAAATTTGAATGTCTACAATGAACTGTGATCCCTTCTGCTCAAGCGATGATCCGCAAATTAGCTGTTGTTGTGAAAACTAAATGATCTGCCCAAAAATTTCAAACAAATATGACTTCAAATTTGGAGCAAGGGTTTCTCTCTACGTGATTCTTGAAATCCGAATCTCCTCTGAATTTGAAGGTGTACAGTGCTTGCCTCTCCGTCTTTCCAACGGGGTATATTCTGTATATTTTGAGGTCATCTCCTCCCCGTATGCTCTCTGGTCTCTCAGACTTCCAGATGGGAACAAGTTTCAGAGACGTAAACTTTGATAGAACTGCCGATGACAAGGCATTCAGGGTCAAGTTGTCCGACCTGAAACGAGGCAAGATATAAGATTTGGGCGTCAAAAGGCGAGCAGAAACAAATGAGTAATCAACTGAATGATTGAGTAACACTCGGATATGTAAAACCTTAAGAAAATGGACTCCATTTCGAGCCTCCCTCTTTCTCTTATATATACGTGGTATACGGTTTTTAAGCCACTGGTACACTTGCAGGGTCGTTTCCTGAACTCGGGTCTCGTCTCATCTTTCTCTTGGATCTTCGTAGCCAAGTAAATGCACAAGCGGCAAGATGAGTGTACTGCAGACATATCAACCAAGGCCTTGAAAGAATCCGTTGGCCCTTCATACTTCCACCTGCACAACCAGATTACAAGATAAGAATCCACCATTTTAAAAGAGATGGTGAAATAACAGATCTAGGGATTCGGGTAGGACCAGGTTAGCCAACCAATTAGATTTTAATGATGGAATACTAACCTTAGCGACTCATTGTATGCAGTGGGATTTTCTGCGAGATGTTTCATAGTCTGGGCAACcaaatcaatatctttcaccTCCTTGATATGCAACAGTGAACCAGGAGAAGGAGCAAAATCTTGGATATTAGGGGCGCCAATGACTACAGGAACAGAACCTACAAGTATAAAAATCATTCGAGTCACGTGTTATTTGGACGATTCCATAACCATGAGCTACTAAAAAATGAAACATAAAAACGGTAAAACACTGCGTAAGTATAAAAAACGTATGTTACCAGCCACAAGAGATTGGAAAAATTTTTCGGTAACATAATCCTCCTCATTGGAATTCTCAAAAGCCAAGCTAAATTTGTAGCGCCTCAGTGTCTCCACTTTGTCCACTACAAATATAGGAAAACAAAAGGTCTTTAGCAAAAAtaaatgtataaaaaaaatacaaggtTGAGCTGGAATTCCTCAGTCTCCAACCAGACTTGTAAATCACCTTTTCCATCACGATTTCTATGGCAACCCCCATAAGAATCGATTTTAATATTCGCATTCTCGAGTCCCACTAAAGCTTGCAAACGAAAGTTCCGAGCACCACAATTGGAAATAAAAGCAGCTGCAAGAGCATTTTCAGTTTTGGGCTGAACCGGAGCCATTATATCATACTCAGACCACGAGAAATACCCCACAGGAACATCTGATGAGAGACTTGTAGTCATCACAATATCATATCCCTTCCTACTACATATAAAAATTATCAACACTGATACAATGAAGGGTAGAGTGGCAGACCAGATAGCTATCTAGATAAGAAAACGAAAAAGATAATCTAACACTTGCTCAAATTCCACAAAACGTCCCCTAGAGTTTGGGTTGGGTCAGTGCAAGAAcatttttcttaatttgaacCAAAAAACATCTACAACGTGTAtctaaaatatatacatgaacATATCTCTGAAAAGATGTTGAGAAGAAGTACATGCAATAAGTTACAACATTGTGTGCTTACCCACCGTCGTGCATTATCAATGTTATTCTCAGAATAGTATGTAGCCGATTCCATCGACCGAAGAACAGCAGCAGTGCCAGGCTGCTGAGGAAACCCAAATGCAGCATCAGGCTTCTTACCAGATTCGGACCCAAACTTACATCCCACAGCACAGTTCTTCCACTCCTAGATGGCGAGCTATCCAAGTCAGACAACATTAAATAGCACACAATTGAGTGAAAAATAAACAGCCACAAATTTAGAGATATATTGGCAGAAGAATGACACTTTAATCTATTTTAGACTTAATTATTACTAGTAACATCGTGTTTCCATTTATTCATTTTTCCTTGATCCCCTTGGAGCATGcctttcttctttattttcaaaataaactgTAATAATTCCAATTAGCAAAAAGAAACTTGTCCTGATAAAAAATGTCTGTAAAGAACCACAGCAAaccagaaaacaaacgaaaaagAAACGATAGAGCACACAAGGGCTGATCTAGCAGGTTTCAGATTTCAAGcttcatttttattaaaaacatataatattcaCCCCAAAATATTAATCTCCCAAACTTGCAATCAAAAATTCAAAAGAAATCAAACATTGCCCATtaaaattaaagataaaaatTCATTACAAAAAAACACGCATAAGACACTAGCAAAAACTTAACCGATGCATACCTCAGCAGCTCCATGTACCAAAATAGGTTCTTTCTTGAAATCCCTAGAATAAGGCACATAATCCTCCCTCTCcaaccaatcctggcagctctccTGGTGATTTTGGAGTCGGCTTCCTTCACTACCCGACCCGGATTCGTCAACCCAAGAGTCAGTTGGCCAATAGGGCGATGTTTGGGTGAACTGGTGGAAAGATTCAGCCCACGAGTTGACCAAGTCCGCATTCTTGACCATGTCGAGGCGGCCCAGAAACGCGATCTCCCCTATCACCACTAATCCCACGAAAACCGGCAGAAATTTGGACCATTTTCTCTTGTTCGGCGTAGAAGGAGGAGATGAATACGTTGCTGGGTCATTCGGGTCCGGTAATACTTCGATTTTAAGGTGCTGCCTCTGGTTTCCAGTACCCATCATTGTTGGGTATAAACCAAGAAATTTGTTAGGGaatggaaaaataaaaatccgATCTTTACTTCTGATGAAATATCAAGATAAGAATTGTAAAACAAGTGAAGTGGAAAAGGATCTTGTTTCAATA
It encodes:
- the LOC140841878 gene encoding ceramide synthase LOH2-like; its protein translation is MDSIWTHDGVPGVSHFVFAVCFGFVFVAARLILDRFIFRRLAILLLSRGTALKLNRETKKKIAKCSESMWKFTYYATVEFCVLISTYREPWFTDIKEYFRGWPDQELKLPIKLIYMAQCGFYLYSIVALLIWETRRKDFAVMMSHHVVTVILISYSYITRFFRSGVVVLALHDASDVFMEAAKVFKYSEREFGASLCFGLFALTWLMLRLVYFPFWVIRASSYHLIEFLDMSETYNMVSYYIFNTMLLTLLVFHIYWWILICSMITRQLKNRGKVGEDIRSDSEDED
- the LOC140841879 gene encoding glycoprotein 3-alpha-L-fucosyltransferase A-like isoform X6; its protein translation is MRTWSTRGLNLSTSSPKHRPIGQLTLGLTNPGRVVKEADSKITRRAARIGWRGRIMCLILGISRKNLFWYMELLRSGRTVLWDVSLGPNLVRSLMLHLGFLSSLALLLFFGRWNRLHTILRITLIMHDGGKGYDIVMTTSLSSDVPVGYFSWSEYDIMAPVQPKTENALAAAFISNCGARNFRLQALVGLENANIKIDSYGGCHRNRDGKVDKVETLRRYKFSLAFENSNEEDYVTEKFFQSLVAGSVPVVIGAPNIQDFAPSPGSLLHIKEVKDIDLVAQTMKHLAENPTAYNESLRWKYEGPTDSFKALVDMSAVHSSCRLCIYLATKIQEKDETRPEFRKRPCKCTSGLKTVYHVYIRERGRLEMESIFLRSDNLTLNALSSAVLSKFTSLKLVPIWKSERPESIRGGDDLKIYRIYPVGKTERQALYTFKFRGDSDFKNHVERNPCSKFEVIFV
- the LOC140841879 gene encoding glycoprotein 3-alpha-L-fucosyltransferase A-like isoform X5, which translates into the protein MRTWSTRGLNLSTSSPKHRPIGQLTLGLTNPGRVVKEADSKITRRAARIGWRGRIMCLILGISRKNLFWYMELLRSGRTVLWDVSLGPNLVRSLMLHLGFLSSLALLLFFGRWNRLHTILRITLIMHDGGRKGYDIVMTTSLSSDVPVGYFSWSEYDIMAPVQPKTENALAAAFISNCGARNFRLQALVGLENANIKIDSYGGCHRNRDGKVDKVETLRRYKFSLAFENSNEEDYVTEKFFQSLVAGSVPVVIGAPNIQDFAPSPGSLLHIKEVKDIDLVAQTMKHLAENPTAYNESLRWKYEGPTDSFKALVDMSAVHSSCRLCIYLATKIQEKDETRPEFRKRPCKCTSGLKTVYHVYIRERGRLEMESIFLRSDNLTLNALSSAVLSKFTSLKLVPIWKSERPESIRGGDDLKIYRIYPVGKTERQALYTFKFRGDSDFKNHVERNPCSKFEVIFV
- the LOC140841879 gene encoding glycoprotein 3-alpha-L-fucosyltransferase A-like isoform X1, with the translated sequence MMGTGNQRQHLKIEVLPDPNDPATYSSPPSTPNKRKWSKFLPVFVGLVVIGEIAFLGRLDMVKNADLVNSWAESFHQFTQTSPYWPTDSWVDESGSGSEGSRLQNHQESCQDWLEREDYVPYSRDFKKEPILVHGAAEEWKNCAVGCKFGSESGKKPDAAFGFPQQPGTAAVLRSMESATYYSENNIDNARRRKGYDIVMTTSLSSDVPVGYFSWSEYDIMAPVQPKTENALAAAFISNCGARNFRLQALVGLENANIKIDSYGGCHRNRDGKVDKVETLRRYKFSLAFENSNEEDYVTEKFFQSLVAGSVPVVIGAPNIQDFAPSPGSLLHIKEVKDIDLVAQTMKHLAENPTAYNESLRWKYEGPTDSFKALVDMSAVHSSCRLCIYLATKIQEKDETRPEFRKRPCKCTSGLKTVYHVYIRERGRLEMESIFLRSDNLTLNALSSAVLSKFTSLKLVPIWKSERPESIRGGDDLKIYRIYPVGKTERQALYTFKFRGDSDFKNHVERNPCSKFEVIFV
- the LOC140841879 gene encoding glycoprotein 3-alpha-L-fucosyltransferase A-like isoform X2 — translated: MMGTGNQRQHLKIEVLPDPNDPATYSSPPSTPNKRKWSKFLPVFVGLVVIGEIAFLGRLDMVKNADLVNSWAESFHQFTQTSPYWPTDSWVDESGSGSEGSRLQNHQESCQDWLEREDYVPYSRDFKKEPILVHGAAEEWKNCAVGCKFGSESGKKPDAAFGFPQQPGTAAVLRSMESATYYSENNIDNARRKGYDIVMTTSLSSDVPVGYFSWSEYDIMAPVQPKTENALAAAFISNCGARNFRLQALVGLENANIKIDSYGGCHRNRDGKVDKVETLRRYKFSLAFENSNEEDYVTEKFFQSLVAGSVPVVIGAPNIQDFAPSPGSLLHIKEVKDIDLVAQTMKHLAENPTAYNESLRWKYEGPTDSFKALVDMSAVHSSCRLCIYLATKIQEKDETRPEFRKRPCKCTSGLKTVYHVYIRERGRLEMESIFLRSDNLTLNALSSAVLSKFTSLKLVPIWKSERPESIRGGDDLKIYRIYPVGKTERQALYTFKFRGDSDFKNHVERNPCSKFEVIFV
- the LOC140841879 gene encoding glycoprotein 3-alpha-L-fucosyltransferase A-like isoform X4, whose amino-acid sequence is MRTWSTRGLNLSTSSPKHRPIGQLTLGLTNPGRVVKEADSKITRRAARIGWRGRIMCLILGISRKNLFWYMELLSSPSRSGRTVLWDVSLGPNLVRSLMLHLGFLSSLALLLFFGRWNRLHTILRITLIMHDGGKGYDIVMTTSLSSDVPVGYFSWSEYDIMAPVQPKTENALAAAFISNCGARNFRLQALVGLENANIKIDSYGGCHRNRDGKVDKVETLRRYKFSLAFENSNEEDYVTEKFFQSLVAGSVPVVIGAPNIQDFAPSPGSLLHIKEVKDIDLVAQTMKHLAENPTAYNESLRWKYEGPTDSFKALVDMSAVHSSCRLCIYLATKIQEKDETRPEFRKRPCKCTSGLKTVYHVYIRERGRLEMESIFLRSDNLTLNALSSAVLSKFTSLKLVPIWKSERPESIRGGDDLKIYRIYPVGKTERQALYTFKFRGDSDFKNHVERNPCSKFEVIFV
- the LOC140841879 gene encoding glycoprotein 3-alpha-L-fucosyltransferase A-like isoform X3, yielding MRTWSTRGLNLSTSSPKHRPIGQLTLGLTNPGRVVKEADSKITRRAARIGWRGRIMCLILGISRKNLFWYMELLSSPSRSGRTVLWDVSLGPNLVRSLMLHLGFLSSLALLLFFGRWNRLHTILRITLIMHDGGRKGYDIVMTTSLSSDVPVGYFSWSEYDIMAPVQPKTENALAAAFISNCGARNFRLQALVGLENANIKIDSYGGCHRNRDGKVDKVETLRRYKFSLAFENSNEEDYVTEKFFQSLVAGSVPVVIGAPNIQDFAPSPGSLLHIKEVKDIDLVAQTMKHLAENPTAYNESLRWKYEGPTDSFKALVDMSAVHSSCRLCIYLATKIQEKDETRPEFRKRPCKCTSGLKTVYHVYIRERGRLEMESIFLRSDNLTLNALSSAVLSKFTSLKLVPIWKSERPESIRGGDDLKIYRIYPVGKTERQALYTFKFRGDSDFKNHVERNPCSKFEVIFV